DNA sequence from the Borrelia puertoricensis genome:
GACTGGGCAATACTACTAACTTCTCCCTCTAATCTTGAAACTTCAGTCATTATATAACTAATAAAATCATCATTCTTATCAATTACACAGTTTATTGCTTCTCCACCTATGATAAAAAATAAATTTCCCTTATCTAAACCTGTACAGAGTAGCTGCATTTGTACTTGAACATAATACTTGAAGAAATATTTATCTTCTAAAAAATTACCATTCTTGTTGTATTCAATAGCTGCACTTTTTAAGTAAAAATTATCACTAATTTTGATCTCAAGTAACTCGGCTTCTCCCGAGTTATTTACAAACCATCCATCAATTGTTGAACCAACTAATGTCTCACAGCCCTCAACTTTTTTAAAGTAATTATATTTGTCAACACCATTTGCATATTTGTTTTTATGTAACACCTCAATATTATCCACGTTCATACGAACAAATTCATCAAATCCTAAAGATTCTAATATCTTTCCCTTTCTCATGCTCAAATTATCTTCAAATGGTATTTCTCTTCCTATAGCTTTAAGTACTCGCTCTAGCATTAATTTCTCTAAAGAATCAGCTCCCATAAACATGCTTCCAACTTCACTAGCTCCCATACGCTTTAACGATTCTCTTTGCACACTAAAGTCAACCTTACTATTAAACTTGAAATACTCATTCTTACCAATTTTTGGTAACTTACGTCCTACCTTATTTATTTTACTTAACTGTTTTTGTTTACCTTTAAGATTTTCTTGACTTTGATATGCAAATGATTCAAAACCCTTAAATACCATTTGTCCGTACAAATCAAATTGTTGCATCTCTTCCTTTGATCTTTGTTCATTTATTTTTGTTACATTTACCATATTTAAACTCCTATAATG
Encoded proteins:
- a CDS encoding DUF244 domain-containing protein codes for the protein MVNVTKINEQRSKEEMQQFDLYGQMVFKGFESFAYQSQENLKGKQKQLSKINKVGRKLPKIGKNEYFKFNSKVDFSVQRESLKRMGASEVGSMFMGADSLEKLMLERVLKAIGREIPFEDNLSMRKGKILESLGFDEFVRMNVDNIEVLHKNKYANGVDKYNYFKKVEGCETLVGSTIDGWFVNNSGEAELLEIKISDNFYLKSAAIEYNKNGNFLEDKYFFKYYVQVQMQLLCTGLDKGNLFFIIGGEAINCVIDKNDDFISYIMTEVSRLEGEVSSIAQSLKSSSDIDIKNIDLDELSDIIRDFLKNNFLYEELCDVDFKLEFLEFVKSSQLEIDEDEILDLSRRLDEINALQSEIDKVEEETKKAQALELARVTKPIKDKLKFQIDDLYRKFSLNEHINYNFDGNRFSLDMSKRAIKDRFKFLSCVIDFTFSSNSNEWSTPILKAV